A region of Sphingomonas sp. DNA encodes the following proteins:
- a CDS encoding DUF4230 domain-containing protein: protein MDPGRLKPYAPLAAAGAALLLAGLLLGYALRPAVAPPPAPDAMRVADATLLSVREQGRLTLFEARFVAVETSSETRLGLTARKTLIMPGDVRYGVDLSRLRRENLGWDAATRTLAVTLPPLEIAGPRIDPDQVREHAEGGILMALTDAEEVIDDANRRRAQEELMRQAREDRPMALARQAAMRSVARSFAMPLRAAGIDASVMVRFVDPSGAEVAAFLDRPRRTEDIIDDRRAGPPPANANGQGEAPQ, encoded by the coding sequence GTGGACCCTGGCCGCCTGAAACCCTACGCGCCGCTCGCCGCCGCGGGGGCCGCGCTGCTGCTCGCCGGGCTGCTCCTCGGTTATGCGCTGCGCCCCGCCGTCGCTCCGCCGCCCGCGCCCGACGCGATGCGGGTCGCCGATGCGACCCTGCTGTCGGTGCGCGAGCAGGGGCGGCTGACCCTGTTCGAGGCGCGCTTCGTGGCGGTGGAAACGTCGAGCGAGACGCGGCTCGGCCTGACCGCGCGCAAGACGCTGATCATGCCGGGCGACGTGCGCTACGGCGTCGATCTGTCGCGGCTGCGGCGCGAGAATCTGGGCTGGGACGCGGCGACGCGCACGCTCGCCGTGACGCTGCCGCCGCTCGAGATCGCCGGGCCGCGCATCGATCCCGACCAGGTGCGCGAACATGCCGAAGGCGGCATCCTGATGGCGCTGACCGACGCGGAGGAGGTGATCGACGATGCCAATCGCCGCCGCGCGCAGGAGGAATTGATGCGTCAGGCGCGCGAGGACCGGCCGATGGCGCTGGCTCGTCAGGCCGCGATGCGATCGGTGGCGCGCAGCTTCGCCATGCCATTGCGCGCGGCGGGGATTGACGCCAGCGTTATGGTGCGGTTCGTGGACCCGTCCGGCGCTGAGGTGGCTGCCTTCCTCGACCGACCGCGCCGGACCGAGGATATCATCGACGACCGGCGGGCAGGTCCGCCGCCGGCCAATGCCAACGGGCAGGGAGAGGCCCCGCAATGA
- the nadA gene encoding quinolinate synthase NadA yields the protein MNAPNVSLQGLDLRAEIDRLRKERNAVILAHYYQTPEIQDLADFVGDSLDLSRKAQATDADVIAFCGVRFMAETAKILSPEKIVILPDMDAGCSLEDSCPPEQFAAFRAAHPDHIALTYINCSAAVKALSDIIVTSSSAETILAQIPEDQKIIFGPDKHLGGYLARRIGRDMLLWPGTCIVHESFSETELLKLKAQHPGAPVLAHPECPGHILDHADYVGATSGILKYALESEAELLIVATEPHIIHQMEKTAPHKTFIGAPGADGNCNCNMCPYMALNTMEKLYVALRDLAPRIEIEEGLRVKAKQSLDRMLEMAGNTVGKGDVGKPHISGD from the coding sequence ATGAACGCACCCAATGTTTCGCTGCAGGGGCTGGACCTGCGCGCCGAGATCGACCGGCTGCGCAAGGAGCGCAACGCCGTCATCCTGGCGCATTATTACCAGACGCCTGAGATCCAGGACCTGGCCGATTTCGTCGGCGACAGCCTCGATCTGTCGCGCAAGGCGCAGGCGACCGACGCGGATGTGATCGCCTTTTGCGGCGTGCGCTTCATGGCGGAGACGGCGAAAATCCTCTCGCCGGAAAAGATCGTCATCCTGCCCGACATGGACGCCGGGTGCAGCCTGGAGGACAGCTGCCCGCCCGAGCAGTTCGCCGCGTTCCGCGCGGCCCATCCGGACCATATCGCGCTCACCTACATCAATTGCTCGGCGGCGGTGAAGGCATTGAGCGACATCATCGTCACCTCCTCCTCCGCCGAGACGATCCTGGCGCAGATCCCCGAGGACCAGAAGATCATCTTCGGCCCCGACAAGCATCTCGGCGGCTATCTGGCCCGGCGGATCGGGCGGGACATGCTGCTCTGGCCCGGCACCTGCATCGTCCACGAATCCTTTTCGGAGACGGAGCTGCTGAAGCTCAAGGCACAGCATCCCGGCGCGCCGGTGCTCGCCCATCCGGAATGTCCCGGCCACATCCTCGACCATGCCGATTATGTCGGCGCGACCTCCGGCATCCTCAAATATGCATTGGAGAGCGAGGCGGAGCTGCTGATCGTCGCGACCGAGCCGCACATCATCCACCAGATGGAGAAGACCGCGCCGCACAAGACCTTCATCGGCGCGCCCGGCGCGGACGGCAACTGCAACTGCAACATGTGCCCCTATATGGCGCTCAACACGATGGAGAAGCTCTACGTGGCGCTGCGCGACCTGGCGCCGCGCATCGAGATCGAGGAGGGGCTGCGCGTGAAGGCCAAGCAGAGCCTGGACCGGATGCTGGAGATGGCCGGCAACACGGTCGGCAAGGGCGACGTGGGAAAGCCGCATATTTCGGGGGACTGA